The Bacillota bacterium genome segment GAGAGGTCGACCGTGTCGCCGTCGATGATCCCGAGGCGGCCGACCCCGGCCGCGGCCAGGTAGCAGGCGGCCGGTGAGCCGAGCCCGCCGGTGCCGACGATCAGGACCCGACCGGCGGCGATCTTCCGCTGGCCGGCCGGACCGATCTCAGGCAGCAGCATGTGCCGCGAATAGCGCTTGATCTGATCGGAGCTGAGACCGCCCCGACCTGGAGAACGTGTTCCTTGCTCTCCCATTGGTGGCCCTCCCTCCTTGGGCTTTTCCGCCTCAATCCTAACCGTCCGCGAACGGGCTGTCAACCGAACCGCGGCCGGGGAGCCCCGCCGGCGATGGCCGGGATGATCGAGACCTCATCGCCGTCCTTCAGCAGGGTGGTGAGACCGTCGGCGAAACGGACATCCTCCTGGTTGACGTAGATGTTGATGAACCGACGGATGTTCCCGCCCTCGTCGAGGAGCTTCCCGGCAAAGCCGGGGTAGTCCTGGTCG includes the following:
- a CDS encoding MoaD family protein, whose translation is MSCKVRIPTPLRRMAGNSAELSVEAGTVGGLIRQLDQDYPGFAGKLLDEGGNIRRFINIYVNQEDVRFADGLTTLLKDGDEVSIIPAIAGGAPRPRFG